The Corallococcus soli genome has a window encoding:
- a CDS encoding ABC transporter permease subunit, translating into MRLIATRLVRQLVLVPVVAVASYYLMAALPLTTESDTKRQVSPELAASYQRDLGIGEPLGFLRPWQKLFAGERLGTSAQGITGDELLQKLSGSVGVGLVALPLALAWALAFALMRTRWRRGRWAVLGDALPAIAFGTPVFIPALLLAPAVVERGHLLPELCAAVVIAIWPGTFLGTLVGDALETELSRDYVRTALSKGLDPGTVMRRHVLPNVWPALLDAVTPVATALLAGSFAAERVFGLPYFGQLYVLAVLNKQVAVVVVSTTTFATVLVVVSLTVELLRVLVDPRAREARA; encoded by the coding sequence ATGCGCCTCATCGCGACGCGCCTCGTGCGGCAGCTCGTGCTCGTGCCGGTGGTGGCGGTGGCCTCGTACTACCTCATGGCCGCGCTGCCGCTCACCACGGAGAGCGACACCAAGCGGCAGGTGTCCCCGGAGCTGGCCGCGTCGTACCAGCGCGACCTGGGCATCGGGGAGCCGCTCGGCTTCCTGCGGCCCTGGCAGAAGCTCTTCGCGGGGGAGCGGCTGGGCACCAGCGCGCAGGGCATCACCGGGGACGAGCTCCTCCAGAAGCTCTCCGGCAGCGTGGGCGTGGGCCTCGTCGCGCTGCCCCTGGCGCTCGCGTGGGCGCTGGCCTTCGCGCTCATGCGCACGCGGTGGCGGCGGGGACGGTGGGCGGTGCTGGGCGACGCGCTCCCCGCCATCGCCTTCGGCACCCCCGTGTTCATCCCCGCGCTGCTGCTCGCCCCCGCCGTGGTGGAGCGCGGACACCTGCTGCCGGAGTTGTGCGCGGCCGTCGTCATCGCCATCTGGCCCGGCACCTTCCTGGGCACGCTCGTGGGCGACGCGCTGGAGACGGAGCTGTCGCGCGACTACGTGCGCACCGCGCTCAGCAAGGGGTTGGACCCTGGCACCGTGATGCGCCGCCATGTCCTCCCCAACGTGTGGCCGGCGCTCCTGGACGCGGTGACGCCCGTGGCCACCGCGCTGCTCGCGGGCTCGTTCGCCGCGGAGCGCGTCTTCGGCCTGCCGTACTTCGGCCAGCTCTACGTGCTCGCCGTCCTCAACAAGCAGGTGGCCGTCGTCGTCGTGTCCACCACCACCTTCGCCACCGTGCTCGTCGTCGTGAGCCTCACGGTGGAGCTGCTGCGCGTGCTCGTGGATCCCCGCGCCCGGGAGGCCCGCGCATGA